The following proteins come from a genomic window of Candidatus Dependentiae bacterium:
- a CDS encoding exonuclease SbcCD subunit D, which yields MIRFIHIADIHFGMENYGKIDSKTGIHTRLLDFERALNFCIDVAIEKEVDFFLFAGDAYKTAHPSPTQQRLLTRCFLRLHKANIPLVMVIGNHDNPLSFGKANSLDIFGQFPTTHFHVIAKPKSFVLQTKSGPVQIVGIPWPTRNTISVSKKHALKSAIELTEYISKAVGKLINNFAQQLDPTIPAVFTGHLTVSSGIFSGSEKRAIYGTDPVLLPSQLAIEPFDYVGLGHLHRYQDLNKNGYPSVVYAGSPERIDFGERKEDKGFCVVTIHEKNKTTHEFIKTPQRPFIQIEVKLTSDKPQTEQMLDAIKKHDLKDAIVKILYHIPENKKDNVDLKEIQALCTEAMFVVGIIPIRQVVVRERRGAMKVDMDIATLLDRYFSAKPELVERKRELIEKTLAIQDEIESQQNIN from the coding sequence ATGATACGATTTATTCATATAGCTGACATCCATTTTGGCATGGAAAACTACGGTAAAATTGACAGCAAGACGGGCATCCATACCCGTCTGCTTGATTTTGAACGTGCATTAAATTTTTGCATTGATGTGGCAATCGAAAAAGAGGTAGATTTTTTTCTTTTTGCAGGTGACGCATATAAAACTGCCCATCCAAGTCCCACACAGCAACGATTACTTACTCGCTGTTTCTTGCGCTTACACAAAGCAAATATTCCCTTAGTTATGGTTATAGGAAATCATGACAACCCTTTAAGCTTTGGCAAAGCAAACAGTCTTGATATTTTTGGTCAATTTCCCACAACTCATTTTCATGTAATCGCAAAACCGAAATCATTTGTATTACAAACAAAAAGTGGACCGGTACAAATTGTAGGCATTCCTTGGCCAACACGTAACACAATTTCTGTTTCAAAAAAACATGCACTCAAATCTGCAATCGAGCTAACTGAATATATTTCAAAAGCTGTCGGCAAATTGATTAACAATTTTGCTCAACAGTTGGATCCTACAATTCCTGCAGTATTTACCGGACATTTAACGGTCAGTTCCGGTATTTTTTCAGGATCGGAAAAACGAGCAATTTATGGCACTGACCCGGTATTGCTGCCTTCACAGCTTGCAATTGAACCGTTTGATTATGTTGGCCTTGGTCATCTACATCGTTACCAAGATCTGAATAAAAATGGATACCCTTCAGTTGTCTATGCCGGATCGCCTGAACGCATAGATTTTGGTGAAAGGAAAGAAGATAAAGGATTTTGTGTCGTAACTATACATGAAAAAAACAAAACAACACATGAATTCATTAAAACGCCACAACGACCATTCATTCAAATTGAAGTCAAACTTACATCGGACAAACCACAAACAGAACAAATGCTCGATGCAATTAAAAAACATGATCTAAAAGATGCAATCGTAAAAATCTTATATCATATTCCTGAAAATAAAAAAGATAATGTCGACCTAAAAGAGATTCAAGCTTTATGCACTGAAGCTATGTTTGTGGTAGGTATTATTCCTATTCGCCAAGTTGTTGTGCGCGAACGACGCGGAGCAATGAAAGTTGATATGGATATTGCCACCCTACTTGATCGTTATTTTTCAGCGAAACCTGAACTGGTTGAACGTAAGCGTGAATTGATTGAAAAAACGTTGGCAATTCAAGATGAAATTGAAAGTCAGCAAAATATTAATTAA
- a CDS encoding bifunctional phosphoglucose/phosphomannose isomerase, whose translation MKRYILLTGLFIMNLQAVKPRVKSPTPNIDDQNMFNAIYTFSEQMEKAIRISKRIKLRHTYEHIDHIIFAGMGGSGMAGHMAKTLVQKQSPIAITVHNDYDLPNWVNENTLVICLSYSGNTEETLSCFDAAQEKNASIIGITTGGTLQEKLRKNRLDFVQIPNGMQPRAGLGYLTVPLLYILKKIGIIETDIEKDLQETVKLLKMSREFFSVQDQSNPTYAYAQLFKKCTPIIYGEANSTGCIAQRWKAQFAENSKMLASTHVLPELDHNEIVAWQENPDLLKRSVIIWLNDKNMHPRNRARQKITKDVIGNMPYMQLELEGIGNSWCERLFYLVHLGDWISYWCALAHNVNPTTIVNIDTLKNKMKDA comes from the coding sequence ATGAAAAGATATATCTTATTGACAGGGTTGTTTATCATGAATCTACAAGCGGTAAAACCTCGAGTAAAAAGTCCCACACCAAACATTGACGACCAAAATATGTTCAATGCAATTTATACCTTCTCCGAACAGATGGAAAAAGCAATCCGCATAAGCAAAAGAATAAAACTTAGACATACATATGAACATATTGATCATATTATCTTTGCAGGCATGGGTGGTTCCGGTATGGCCGGCCACATGGCAAAAACATTAGTACAAAAACAAAGCCCTATAGCAATCACGGTGCACAATGATTATGATCTACCCAATTGGGTCAATGAAAACACATTAGTTATTTGCTTAAGTTATTCAGGTAATACGGAAGAAACTCTCAGTTGTTTTGATGCCGCACAAGAAAAAAACGCATCAATTATTGGCATCACTACCGGAGGTACCTTACAAGAAAAATTAAGAAAAAATAGACTAGATTTCGTTCAAATTCCAAACGGCATGCAACCCCGAGCAGGACTGGGATATTTAACCGTACCATTATTATATATACTGAAAAAAATCGGCATCATAGAAACTGACATTGAAAAAGATCTGCAAGAAACAGTAAAACTACTCAAAATGTCCCGAGAATTTTTTAGTGTGCAAGACCAAAGTAATCCTACATATGCTTATGCACAACTGTTTAAAAAATGTACCCCTATCATTTATGGTGAAGCAAACAGTACCGGTTGCATTGCACAGCGCTGGAAAGCCCAATTTGCTGAAAACAGTAAGATGCTTGCAAGCACACATGTGCTACCTGAACTTGATCACAATGAAATTGTCGCTTGGCAAGAAAATCCAGATCTTCTTAAACGCTCAGTAATTATTTGGTTGAATGATAAAAACATGCACCCACGCAATCGTGCACGTCAAAAAATAACTAAAGATGTCATTGGCAATATGCCATATATGCAACTTGAACTTGAAGGGATTGGCAATAGCTGGTGCGAGCGTTTGTTTTACCTCGTACATTTAGGTGACTGGATAAGTTATTGGTGCGCATTGGCTCATAATGTTAACCCAACAACTATTGTTAATATTGATACGTTAAAAAACAAAATGAAAGATGCATGA
- the glmU gene encoding bifunctional UDP-N-acetylglucosamine diphosphorylase/glucosamine-1-phosphate N-acetyltransferase GlmU, translating into MKQNIQAIVLAAGKSTRLKTGRSKLIEEICGQPMIVFSTKLLKSLNIPTTVVVGHQKELIASTLKTYKQQADFVTQDAKSKGTGHALLCTKEQWNKEHILVLNGDMPLITSEIIQSLYTKHIESHAAISFVMAHNADPTTSYGRVVKTDSAIKIVEAKEFNEDTSEHCCINAGIYLIKRDFLEEHSTSLKQNAVSSEYHITDLVAIASENNYTVSTTIAPFDHIRGVNNQHELWAAEQIQRSNIIKHWMENGVRFSVAHNVHIDLDVEIGAGTYIGCGVHILYGSKIGNNCKIHEYSSLEGTVVGDNTEIMPFTIVKNATVGNNCQVGPFAHIQEETIIEDSAIIGNFVEIKRSTIGSHSKAKHLSYIGDTEIGTSVNIGAGTITCNFDGKNKNKTVIKDNVFIGSNNTIVAPVTIEQNSFTAAGSTITKDIPCDTLAIERGTQMNKIGYTKKLFKKKQTEPTYCKTTDTKKERTEFMGAVRTSNDPIENDL; encoded by the coding sequence ATGAAACAAAATATACAAGCCATCGTATTGGCTGCCGGCAAATCAACTCGATTAAAAACCGGACGTAGTAAATTAATTGAAGAGATTTGCGGGCAACCAATGATCGTATTTAGCACAAAGCTATTAAAATCCTTAAACATTCCAACAACAGTTGTTGTTGGGCATCAAAAAGAATTAATAGCCTCAACATTAAAAACATATAAACAACAAGCAGACTTTGTTACTCAAGATGCAAAAAGCAAAGGAACAGGGCATGCTCTCCTTTGCACAAAAGAACAATGGAATAAAGAACACATATTGGTTTTAAATGGAGATATGCCCTTAATAACTTCTGAAATCATCCAATCATTATATACAAAACATATCGAATCTCATGCAGCTATCAGCTTTGTCATGGCTCATAATGCAGATCCAACAACAAGTTATGGGCGTGTAGTCAAAACTGATTCCGCTATTAAAATTGTTGAAGCAAAAGAATTTAATGAAGATACATCAGAACATTGCTGTATTAATGCAGGCATTTATTTAATTAAAAGAGATTTTTTAGAAGAACATAGTACTTCCTTAAAACAAAATGCTGTTAGCTCAGAATATCATATTACCGACTTGGTAGCGATTGCAAGTGAAAACAACTATACCGTTTCGACAACCATCGCACCGTTTGATCATATTCGCGGCGTAAACAATCAACATGAATTATGGGCAGCTGAACAGATTCAACGCTCAAATATTATTAAACATTGGATGGAAAATGGTGTACGTTTCTCAGTTGCACATAATGTGCACATAGACTTAGATGTTGAAATTGGTGCTGGAACTTATATAGGATGCGGCGTTCATATTTTATACGGCAGTAAAATTGGCAACAACTGCAAGATTCATGAATATTCATCCCTTGAAGGGACCGTTGTTGGCGATAATACAGAAATAATGCCGTTTACTATTGTAAAAAATGCAACTGTAGGAAACAACTGTCAAGTTGGTCCATTTGCACATATTCAAGAAGAAACAATAATTGAAGACTCTGCAATCATTGGCAATTTTGTTGAAATAAAACGTAGCACTATTGGCTCACATTCAAAAGCAAAACATTTAAGCTACATTGGTGATACTGAAATTGGAACATCAGTAAACATAGGTGCCGGCACTATTACTTGTAATTTTGATGGAAAAAATAAAAACAAAACCGTTATCAAAGATAATGTATTCATTGGTAGCAACAACACCATTGTAGCACCTGTTACCATCGAACAAAATAGTTTTACTGCTGCAGGTTCAACCATTACAAAAGATATTCCCTGTGATACACTGGCTATTGAACGTGGAACCCAAATGAACAAAATAGGTTACACAAAAAAATTGTTTAAAAAAAAACAGACTGAACCTACATATTGCAAGACAACAGATACTAAAAAAGAAAGAACAGAATTTATGGGTGCAGTGCGAACTTCTAATGATCCGATTGAAAACGATTTATGA
- the pheT gene encoding phenylalanine--tRNA ligase subunit beta has product MKISIAWVFDHLNADYKTVDIDQLVKLFNQKVAEIEGYYTVEIPLDKLFIARVADVAAEHVQLHITQTNETIQLPKREHLKVGQHYLIKKDDKKTCWAMAHDFGGQKDQILPEIFCNEQQARGDWQQSIEAKDYIIEVDNKSITHRPDMWGYRGIAREFALLLDLKLKPLDRMITPLDITEYTHESIASDSMPFSVRIVHPKYIKRFAISYFTNIENRPSLPWMISRLCKVENRPINTLVDMTNYVMLDMGQPTHAFDAQKITTQHFEPRLAHEKETLTLLDDDTIQLTKEDIVITDGQQPIALAGVMGGKDSEITMRTTSMVLESANFDATTIRESAARHKKRTEASARFEKTLDPNQNIVAIERFVKLLQHANIPFEVGGVVSVGPKTEALTLNISHEYIEQRLGTEIASEKVVAILDALGCKVSVDNNKQISYRVTIPTSRCTKDIQIKEDILEEIARVYGYTNIPFVLPYKQTKPSDLDALYRMRRIKRLLAFGYDMREVYNYSFYDEDFLRELNWKPTDYISVQSPVSENWQHLVTSLIPGLLKNVWQNHADHEQLNFFESGRVWQKIDAKIIERPELAGIFYNQKKIFSFYDVKAVVQHIAEMIHMPLTYKKVDKPVDPWFAPYQTAHLMCEDTVVGTVGVIDVGCTHTLFAGHAAAFVFDQSFLGNFKPSLIKFKPLAKYPAVERDISMMVPLKVTVAEVTQAIKTSNDAIDTVQLVDMFQKDDWKDKKSLTFSFAMQHADKTLTTKEADALYEQVIQSVKNIGAEIR; this is encoded by the coding sequence ATGAAAATTTCTATCGCGTGGGTTTTTGATCATTTAAATGCTGATTATAAAACGGTTGATATTGATCAATTAGTAAAACTGTTTAATCAAAAAGTTGCGGAAATTGAAGGTTATTACACCGTTGAGATTCCTTTAGATAAACTCTTTATTGCACGTGTTGCAGATGTTGCTGCCGAACATGTGCAGTTGCATATCACCCAAACAAATGAAACTATCCAATTGCCAAAGCGTGAACATTTAAAAGTCGGTCAACATTACCTCATAAAAAAAGATGACAAAAAAACATGTTGGGCGATGGCGCATGATTTTGGTGGACAGAAAGATCAAATCTTACCTGAAATTTTTTGCAATGAGCAACAAGCAAGAGGTGATTGGCAGCAATCGATTGAAGCAAAAGATTATATCATTGAAGTTGATAATAAATCGATCACCCATCGTCCTGACATGTGGGGATATCGTGGCATTGCACGCGAATTTGCACTGTTGCTTGATCTGAAACTGAAGCCACTTGACCGGATGATAACTCCTTTGGATATAACTGAATATACACATGAATCGATTGCATCTGATAGTATGCCATTTTCGGTACGCATTGTGCATCCGAAATATATTAAACGTTTTGCTATCAGCTATTTTACCAACATTGAAAATCGTCCTTCATTGCCTTGGATGATCAGCCGTTTGTGTAAAGTGGAAAACAGACCAATTAATACATTAGTTGATATGACCAACTATGTCATGCTCGATATGGGCCAGCCAACTCACGCATTTGATGCACAAAAAATAACAACTCAACATTTTGAACCTCGTTTGGCACATGAAAAAGAAACATTAACGTTGTTGGATGATGACACTATCCAATTGACCAAAGAGGATATCGTCATCACTGATGGTCAGCAACCGATTGCATTGGCCGGTGTCATGGGTGGTAAAGATAGTGAAATCACCATGCGAACTACATCGATGGTTTTGGAGTCAGCAAACTTTGATGCAACTACCATTCGTGAATCAGCTGCACGACACAAAAAAAGAACTGAAGCCTCTGCTCGTTTTGAAAAGACATTAGATCCAAATCAAAATATTGTTGCGATTGAACGATTTGTGAAATTGCTTCAACATGCAAATATACCGTTTGAAGTTGGTGGTGTAGTGAGCGTTGGGCCAAAAACAGAAGCGCTTACTTTGAACATTTCACATGAGTATATTGAGCAACGTTTGGGTACTGAAATTGCATCGGAAAAAGTTGTTGCGATTTTAGATGCATTGGGATGTAAAGTATCTGTTGATAATAATAAACAGATATCTTATCGGGTAACAATACCAACAAGTCGTTGTACAAAAGATATTCAGATAAAAGAGGATATCTTAGAAGAGATCGCGCGTGTTTATGGTTACACAAATATTCCGTTTGTATTGCCATACAAACAAACAAAACCTTCCGATTTAGATGCTTTGTATCGCATGCGTCGCATAAAGCGTTTACTTGCATTTGGTTATGACATGCGAGAAGTATATAATTATAGTTTTTATGATGAAGATTTTTTACGTGAACTTAACTGGAAGCCTACAGATTATATTTCGGTGCAAAGCCCGGTTTCAGAAAATTGGCAACATTTGGTGACTTCATTAATTCCGGGTTTATTGAAAAATGTGTGGCAGAATCATGCTGATCATGAACAATTAAATTTTTTTGAGTCCGGACGTGTATGGCAAAAAATTGATGCAAAAATTATTGAACGTCCGGAATTGGCCGGCATTTTTTATAATCAGAAAAAAATATTTTCATTTTATGATGTTAAAGCTGTGGTGCAACATATAGCGGAAATGATTCATATGCCGCTTACTTATAAAAAAGTTGATAAGCCGGTTGACCCTTGGTTTGCGCCATATCAAACTGCGCATTTAATGTGTGAAGATACTGTTGTCGGGACAGTTGGTGTTATTGATGTTGGATGTACTCATACGTTGTTTGCAGGACATGCAGCAGCATTTGTATTTGATCAATCATTTTTAGGAAATTTCAAACCATCACTTATTAAGTTTAAACCGTTGGCAAAATATCCGGCAGTTGAACGTGACATTAGTATGATGGTACCACTCAAAGTTACAGTTGCAGAAGTTACGCAAGCGATTAAAACATCAAATGATGCAATTGATACGGTTCAATTGGTAGATATGTTCCAAAAAGATGATTGGAAAGATAAGAAATCATTAACGTTTAGTTTTGCAATGCAACATGCCGATAAAACATTAACAACAAAAGAGGCTGATGCATTATATGAACAGGTAATACAATCGGTCAAAAATATTGGAGCGGAAATTCGATGA
- a CDS encoding phosphoribosyltransferase family protein yields MFNFSLSTCFSYTKNCITQGLQIIAPPFCCYCKVTLNKRNALCDACLQDIKPLVSTTLEITKKYQMRVFCVGAYQEPLKGFILAKGRSDNLACYYMAQLIYHHSLFKHLEIDYIIPIPLHWRRYAKRGYNQSAEIAKYLSKWSGAPIMHVLKRHKATPFQSQCSKEERFENVQDVFNITLNDEQKVALKNKRLLLVDDVMTTGATLISAGKLLRILQPAEINAVVLARTHV; encoded by the coding sequence ATGTTTAATTTTTCACTTTCAACATGTTTTTCTTATACTAAAAATTGCATAACGCAGGGACTGCAAATTATTGCACCGCCGTTTTGTTGCTATTGTAAAGTTACATTAAACAAAAGAAATGCACTGTGTGATGCATGTCTACAAGACATAAAGCCGCTAGTGTCAACAACATTAGAGATTACCAAAAAATATCAGATGCGCGTTTTTTGCGTAGGTGCTTATCAAGAACCATTAAAAGGTTTTATTTTGGCAAAAGGGCGATCAGATAATCTTGCATGTTATTACATGGCACAGTTGATTTATCATCATTCGTTATTCAAACATCTTGAAATTGATTATATCATTCCTATTCCATTGCATTGGCGTCGCTATGCAAAGCGAGGTTATAATCAATCTGCGGAAATTGCTAAATATTTGAGCAAATGGTCGGGTGCTCCAATAATGCATGTGCTCAAGCGGCACAAAGCAACGCCATTTCAATCGCAATGCAGTAAGGAGGAACGGTTTGAAAATGTGCAAGATGTGTTCAATATAACTTTAAATGATGAACAAAAAGTAGCGTTAAAGAACAAACGTTTATTGTTGGTTGACGATGTTATGACAACCGGTGCAACATTAATTTCCGCAGGTAAATTATTGCGTATATTGCAACCGGCTGAAATTAATGCTGTTGTGTTGGCGCGCACTCATGTATAA
- a CDS encoding phosphoribosyltransferase — MIRFKDRKQAGQLLADVLQKYAHNKHAIVIGLPRGGVVPAYEIAKRLRLPVDVIVPRKIGAPLQPELAVGAVTEDGAVLFNESVMHKFGLKPNDVSDVIQKEQNEAQRRIALFRKNKPPLNLEDKIVIIVDDGVATGATMRAAIVSAKQRGAKEIVLALPVAPIDFRKMVQDEVDEMVILQEPDFFPAVGYFYDNFAQVEDDEVVKLLS, encoded by the coding sequence ATGATACGATTTAAAGATAGAAAACAGGCGGGTCAATTGTTGGCGGATGTATTGCAAAAATATGCGCATAATAAACATGCCATAGTTATTGGGTTGCCACGTGGTGGTGTTGTACCGGCATATGAGATTGCAAAAAGATTAAGATTACCAGTTGATGTTATTGTGCCACGAAAAATTGGTGCACCATTACAACCTGAGTTGGCAGTTGGTGCAGTGACCGAAGATGGGGCGGTATTGTTCAATGAATCGGTAATGCATAAATTTGGACTAAAACCAAATGATGTAAGTGACGTTATACAAAAAGAGCAAAACGAAGCGCAACGGCGTATTGCGTTGTTTCGTAAAAATAAACCACCACTGAATTTAGAAGATAAAATAGTTATTATAGTTGATGATGGTGTTGCAACCGGTGCTACAATGCGTGCTGCGATTGTATCTGCAAAACAGCGTGGTGCAAAAGAAATTGTTTTAGCGTTGCCGGTTGCGCCGATCGATTTTAGAAAAATGGTGCAAGATGAAGTTGATGAAATGGTGATTCTGCAAGAACCGGATTTTTTTCCAGCGGTTGGTTATTTTTATGATAATTTTGCACAAGTTGAAGATGATGAAGTTGTAAAGTTATTAAGTTAG
- a CDS encoding phosphatidylglycerophosphatase A: MNLNLFLRNLATQGAVGYGEAPGTIATLMTIPIVWVLGSMQLSVQVYAITSLVIFIVGWLLAQHALPYFVESDPSQIVIDEMVSFIALFCGLPITVQTIFIGFVVFRLLDIYKPFGIAYLEKIPGVAGVMLDDAAAALLTYLSLQILLYFTLV; encoded by the coding sequence ATGAATTTAAATTTATTCTTAAGAAATTTGGCAACACAAGGTGCCGTTGGTTATGGCGAAGCGCCGGGTACTATTGCAACATTAATGACGATTCCAATTGTGTGGGTTTTAGGAAGCATGCAATTGAGTGTACAGGTATATGCCATTACATCGCTTGTGATATTTATTGTTGGTTGGTTGTTAGCGCAACATGCATTACCCTATTTTGTTGAATCTGATCCATCACAAATTGTGATTGATGAGATGGTCAGCTTTATTGCACTATTTTGTGGTTTACCGATAACTGTACAAACTATATTTATCGGCTTTGTTGTTTTTCGACTACTTGATATTTATAAGCCATTTGGTATTGCATATCTAGAAAAAATTCCCGGTGTTGCCGGAGTTATGCTCGATGATGCAGCGGCTGCATTGTTGACCTACTTATCTTTGCAGATATTACTATATTTTACTCTTGTATAA
- the lspA gene encoding signal peptidase II: protein MKQSSIKQVSVKQASLKQSSVKQAPVKQLSIKKVLAYFLWFTSIFVIDRLAKFYALRTFVVPHDICELLQFKLVFNRGISWGMFHSENAFFFTFLTLLIVSIICVLIVFTYKCLQEQKAIFAQLAVLAGAISNVIDRIVYGGVIDFIHVHIGSWSWPIFNIADVAIVLGIGWILWEHYNES, encoded by the coding sequence ATGAAACAATCTTCGATAAAACAAGTGTCGGTAAAGCAAGCTTCGTTAAAGCAATCTTCGGTGAAACAAGCTCCTGTGAAACAACTTTCAATAAAAAAAGTGTTAGCATATTTTTTATGGTTTACATCAATTTTTGTTATTGATCGTTTAGCGAAATTTTATGCATTGCGCACCTTTGTCGTTCCGCATGATATTTGTGAACTGTTGCAGTTTAAATTAGTATTCAACCGTGGTATTTCATGGGGCATGTTTCATTCAGAAAATGCATTTTTTTTCACCTTCCTAACATTATTGATTGTGAGTATCATTTGTGTATTGATTGTTTTTACCTATAAGTGTTTACAAGAACAAAAAGCGATATTTGCTCAACTGGCAGTCTTGGCCGGTGCTATTTCAAATGTTATTGATCGTATTGTATATGGTGGTGTTATTGATTTTATTCATGTGCATATTGGCAGTTGGTCTTGGCCAATTTTTAATATTGCAGATGTTGCAATTGTGTTGGGTATCGGTTGGATTTTATGGGAGCATTATAACGAATCATGA
- a CDS encoding peptidyl-prolyl cis-trans isomerase has product MDITFKKHFCLSLLLAPLVFLSGCLPGDDKTTAAGSNSTAAKSLDDGSEVLLTIDGRPVITLNSLNAEFDRLLEESPQLAQVLPFMPDAKSNFLQGMVNQEVVDYYISNKGLDRTPEYVQEFEKTMDQVKKMLNTKYFGEKHPVKVSEAEVRAFYEENKNKLPDLMISQGGVKAEGVSFNKEDDAKAFLAKAKEGKADFEKVAKDAGFADNYRDFKMVNNQSLAIDPALRSKLVSLNRFPTNELVKVGDMWWVVKAHSKEEPKYRPLDDQLKPSLEEYLKKQKQMELFEKVIDGYKKEFNVIVNDEPLKPKAGEKADNPLAQMMAAQEETVAANETPERSAVKELADVQPATQTV; this is encoded by the coding sequence ATGGATATAACTTTTAAGAAGCATTTTTGCCTGAGTTTGCTTTTGGCACCATTGGTTTTTTTATCCGGATGTTTGCCGGGTGATGACAAAACTACAGCAGCCGGTTCAAATTCAACAGCAGCAAAGTCACTCGATGATGGTTCAGAAGTGTTATTGACGATTGATGGTCGTCCAGTGATTACACTTAACAGTTTAAATGCGGAATTTGATCGTTTGTTAGAAGAGAGTCCACAATTGGCACAGGTACTGCCATTTATGCCGGATGCAAAAAGTAACTTCTTGCAAGGAATGGTTAATCAAGAGGTTGTAGATTATTATATTTCAAACAAAGGTCTTGATCGTACACCGGAATATGTCCAAGAGTTTGAAAAAACAATGGATCAAGTCAAAAAAATGCTCAACACAAAATATTTTGGTGAAAAGCATCCGGTTAAAGTTTCTGAAGCTGAAGTACGTGCATTCTATGAAGAAAACAAAAACAAACTTCCTGATTTAATGATTTCACAAGGTGGTGTAAAAGCTGAAGGTGTATCATTTAACAAAGAAGATGATGCAAAAGCATTTCTAGCAAAAGCAAAAGAGGGTAAAGCTGATTTTGAAAAAGTTGCGAAAGATGCCGGATTTGCTGATAACTATCGTGATTTCAAAATGGTAAATAATCAAAGCTTGGCAATTGATCCTGCATTGCGCTCTAAATTGGTGAGCTTAAATCGTTTCCCAACAAATGAGTTGGTAAAAGTTGGTGACATGTGGTGGGTGGTTAAAGCGCATAGCAAAGAAGAGCCTAAGTATCGTCCACTTGATGATCAACTCAAACCAAGCCTAGAAGAATATCTTAAGAAACAAAAACAGATGGAACTGTTTGAAAAAGTAATTGACGGTTACAAAAAAGAGTTTAACGTAATTGTTAATGATGAACCGTTGAAACCAAAAGCAGGTGAAAAAGCTGACAATCCATTAGCGCAAATGATGGCTGCTCAAGAAGAGACAGTTGCTGCTAATGAAACACCGGAAAGATCTGCAGTAAAAGAGTTGGCAGATGTTCAACCTGCAACACAAACGGTATAA
- the upp gene encoding uracil phosphoribosyltransferase, with protein MNQAQNYLLSILRNKDTNRKTFRTTAYKLTQLLALKTLDHIKMKTVDIETTLAKTTGLAITQRIVLVPILRSGITMVEPFLDFFPDAFIGVVGLQRDEKTAQAHWYYENIPKLSKDDQIIIVDPMIATGGTGFETLTMLQKKNANLDTLLYISMVSAPEGINKIKNSFANITIITTSTDSHLNDKKFIIPGLGDFGDRYFGTE; from the coding sequence ATGAACCAAGCACAAAACTATCTGTTATCTATTTTGCGCAATAAAGATACTAATCGAAAAACATTCAGAACAACTGCATATAAACTCACACAACTGCTGGCACTTAAAACACTCGATCATATTAAGATGAAAACAGTAGATATCGAAACAACATTGGCCAAAACTACCGGTTTAGCAATTACACAACGCATAGTGCTTGTGCCGATTTTGCGCTCCGGCATTACGATGGTTGAACCATTTTTAGACTTTTTTCCTGATGCGTTTATTGGTGTTGTTGGATTGCAACGTGATGAAAAAACGGCACAAGCACATTGGTATTATGAAAACATACCCAAGCTAAGCAAAGATGATCAAATTATTATTGTTGACCCTATGATTGCAACCGGAGGAACCGGATTTGAAACTTTAACAATGTTACAAAAAAAGAATGCTAACCTAGATACGTTATTATATATAAGTATGGTCAGCGCACCTGAAGGAATCAACAAGATAAAAAATAGTTTTGCAAACATTACGATTATCACAACATCAACTGACAGTCATTTAAATGATAAAAAATTTATTATTCCCGGACTGGGAGATTTTGGAGATCGTTATTTTGGCACAGAGTAA